A stretch of the Candidatus Dependentiae bacterium genome encodes the following:
- a CDS encoding transketolase, with protein MSTLKKFLEHNAYQLRVSSLKMTTVAGSGHPTSALSAADLVSALFFYAMRYERHNPDNQNNDRFILSKGHASPVLYAAWKEAGVLTEDELLTYRKFDSVLEGHPTLRFPWSEAATGSLGMGLSIGAGMALSGRLDKRNFKTYVLMGDSEVAEGSVWEAAEIAAYYKLNNLIGLVDCNRLGQSTETMHGHHAQRYANKFQAFGWNTIIVDGHDMEQIMGALDKAREHQEGPTIIIAKTLKGYGIDVAQDKEGFHGKSFSKDELPGILENLKQRFLEAAQFDDAAFAWQPTVPEKSNGTEQSCLKELTVPHYTLGEQVATRFAYGHALRAAGVACNTVVSLDAEVKNSTGAEFFEEKFPDRFFQCFIAEQNMVSMGVGLNRRGKIPFISTFGCFLTRAHDQIRMAAIGSATLRLVGSHAGVSIGEDGPSQMALEDIAQMRALPNSIVLYPSDAMCTYRLVEQMVAYDRGISYLRTTRMTTPVIYDWQEEFYIGGCKVVRQSDEDQLCIVGAGVTLFEALKAYEKLQEQLISVAVIDLYSIKPLDHETIIKVAQASGKKLITVEDHYLQGGLGEAVTYALRNADITIECLAVTQLPRSGKPQELLAWAGIDAAGIVKKALALLGRNAQ; from the coding sequence ATGTCTACACTCAAAAAATTTCTTGAACACAACGCATATCAACTGCGTGTTTCTTCGTTGAAAATGACAACCGTTGCGGGTTCGGGCCATCCGACTTCAGCGCTTTCTGCAGCCGATCTTGTATCGGCATTATTTTTTTATGCAATGCGGTACGAACGTCATAACCCTGACAATCAAAATAATGATCGCTTCATTTTGTCCAAAGGGCATGCATCACCGGTGCTTTATGCCGCATGGAAGGAAGCGGGAGTTTTGACCGAGGATGAGCTATTAACCTATCGTAAGTTTGATTCGGTGCTCGAAGGGCATCCAACGTTGCGGTTTCCTTGGTCAGAGGCGGCAACGGGTTCTCTTGGTATGGGGCTTTCAATTGGTGCCGGCATGGCATTGAGTGGGCGTTTGGATAAACGAAATTTCAAAACCTATGTTCTTATGGGTGACAGTGAAGTCGCAGAAGGTTCTGTGTGGGAAGCTGCAGAAATTGCAGCTTATTATAAACTCAACAACCTCATTGGTCTTGTAGATTGTAATCGTCTTGGGCAAAGTACCGAGACAATGCATGGTCACCATGCACAGCGCTATGCAAATAAATTCCAAGCTTTTGGTTGGAATACCATTATTGTTGATGGTCATGACATGGAACAAATCATGGGGGCGCTTGATAAAGCGCGTGAGCATCAAGAAGGCCCAACTATTATTATAGCCAAGACATTAAAAGGGTATGGCATTGATGTTGCGCAAGATAAAGAAGGGTTTCATGGCAAATCATTTTCCAAAGACGAGCTGCCTGGTATTCTAGAAAATCTTAAACAACGATTTTTAGAGGCAGCACAATTTGATGATGCAGCTTTTGCTTGGCAACCTACGGTGCCTGAAAAATCTAATGGGACCGAACAATCATGTTTGAAAGAACTCACGGTCCCTCATTATACATTAGGAGAACAGGTCGCTACGCGTTTTGCCTATGGCCATGCTCTCAGAGCTGCAGGCGTTGCATGTAATACGGTAGTGAGTCTTGATGCTGAAGTAAAAAATTCTACTGGTGCTGAATTTTTTGAAGAAAAATTTCCCGATCGATTTTTCCAATGTTTTATTGCTGAACAAAATATGGTGAGCATGGGCGTTGGCCTGAATCGCCGTGGCAAGATTCCGTTCATTTCTACCTTTGGATGTTTTCTAACTCGTGCACACGACCAAATTCGTATGGCTGCAATTGGTAGTGCTACACTGCGTTTGGTCGGGTCGCATGCAGGTGTTTCAATTGGAGAGGATGGGCCGTCTCAAATGGCGTTGGAAGACATTGCGCAGATGCGTGCACTACCAAATTCTATTGTGTTATATCCGAGTGATGCGATGTGTACCTATAGATTGGTGGAACAAATGGTAGCATACGACCGCGGCATAAGTTATCTGCGCACAACGCGCATGACAACGCCAGTGATCTATGATTGGCAGGAAGAATTTTATATCGGTGGTTGCAAAGTAGTGCGTCAAAGTGATGAAGATCAACTGTGCATTGTCGGTGCAGGCGTTACTCTTTTTGAAGCCCTCAAGGCTTACGAAAAACTTCAAGAGCAACTCATATCGGTTGCAGTGATTGATTTGTATTCTATTAAACCTCTTGACCATGAAACGATCATTAAGGTTGCGCAAGCGTCGGGTAAAAAATTGATTACCGTCGAAGATCATTATC